Proteins encoded in a region of the Pyxidicoccus trucidator genome:
- a CDS encoding PD40 domain-containing protein — MKQPWRSVLLGASTVLLLAASACGDKPGANACKTPADCGAGDTCEAGRCVPETSPDAGPTAHGVGGAVTGLLAGSQVVLASGGELLTVTAAGPFTFSQQVAGGASYAVTVHTQPEGHVCGVERGTGTMGGAAVTDVAVHCAAQTYAVSGTVTGLEGTDSVVLENNAGDALTITAPGGAFTFATPVPFGARYTVTARAQAPLVCDVTEGTGTMAAHAVTGVQVSCRTVIDCAQAPAKSLCVPNDGEALLYGAVHLGSETTLQLFRASPEGSVDVQLTPDGDRIPVDVNSFGARSPDRRTVAFVSGRDWPSDSEGGGSPSRGVIYLADADGGNARRLTQAPAVTCRENMPRFSHDGQWVYFWRSCDSDPVASSFEFLFRIRPDGSDELRIVDTREADFRSIILWGTPSRDGRTVYGLKSKLAGDVLVAYDLETGTTRDIFDSTTEGASIWGHPVELDNGDLLFMYRKEGSETQPSITRLERMSPEGIDRQPVRDLDLDPEDVSIVDIYFQVSPDGKRLAYVHHIRDEETGEKRASVWVSNVDGSEARQVSALHRFVFWLTWNK; from the coding sequence ATGAAACAACCCTGGCGTTCCGTTCTCCTCGGTGCTTCCACCGTCCTCCTCCTCGCCGCGTCGGCCTGTGGCGACAAGCCCGGCGCCAACGCCTGCAAGACTCCGGCGGACTGTGGCGCGGGGGACACCTGCGAGGCCGGCCGCTGCGTGCCGGAGACGTCTCCGGACGCCGGCCCCACCGCCCACGGCGTGGGCGGCGCCGTCACCGGCCTGCTCGCCGGCTCCCAGGTCGTGCTGGCGAGCGGCGGTGAGCTGCTCACCGTCACCGCGGCCGGCCCCTTCACCTTCAGCCAGCAGGTGGCCGGGGGCGCCAGCTACGCCGTCACCGTGCACACGCAGCCGGAGGGCCACGTGTGCGGCGTGGAGCGCGGCACCGGCACCATGGGCGGCGCGGCCGTCACCGACGTGGCGGTCCACTGCGCGGCGCAGACGTACGCCGTGAGCGGCACGGTGACGGGCCTGGAGGGCACCGACTCGGTGGTGCTCGAGAACAACGCCGGGGACGCCCTCACCATCACGGCCCCTGGGGGCGCCTTCACCTTCGCCACCCCGGTGCCGTTCGGCGCCCGGTACACCGTCACCGCCCGCGCCCAGGCTCCGCTCGTGTGCGACGTGACGGAGGGCACCGGCACCATGGCGGCGCACGCCGTCACCGGGGTCCAGGTCTCCTGCAGGACGGTCATCGACTGCGCACAGGCTCCGGCGAAGAGCCTGTGCGTGCCCAACGATGGGGAGGCGCTGCTCTACGGGGCCGTCCATCTGGGGAGCGAAACAACGCTGCAGCTCTTCCGCGCCAGCCCGGAGGGCTCGGTGGACGTGCAGCTCACGCCCGATGGTGACCGCATCCCCGTGGACGTGAACTCGTTCGGGGCGCGCTCGCCGGACCGGAGGACTGTCGCCTTCGTGAGCGGGCGGGACTGGCCCTCCGACAGCGAGGGTGGCGGCAGCCCGTCGCGGGGCGTCATCTACCTGGCGGACGCGGATGGAGGGAATGCGCGCCGCCTCACCCAGGCGCCCGCCGTGACGTGCCGGGAGAACATGCCCCGCTTCTCGCATGACGGGCAGTGGGTCTACTTCTGGCGCTCGTGTGACAGCGACCCGGTCGCCAGCAGCTTCGAGTTCCTCTTCCGCATCCGGCCGGACGGGAGCGACGAGCTGCGCATCGTCGACACCCGGGAGGCCGACTTCCGCTCCATCATCCTCTGGGGAACGCCCTCGCGGGACGGCCGGACCGTCTATGGGCTGAAGAGCAAGCTCGCCGGCGACGTCCTGGTCGCCTACGACCTGGAGACGGGCACGACGCGGGACATCTTCGACTCCACCACCGAGGGGGCCTCCATCTGGGGCCACCCGGTGGAGCTGGACAACGGCGACCTGCTCTTCATGTACCGGAAGGAAGGCTCCGAGACCCAGCCGTCCATCACCCGGCTCGAGCGCATGAGCCCGGAGGGCATCGACCGCCAGCCGGTGCGCGACCTCGACCTCGACCCCGAGGACGTCTCCATCGTGGACATCTACTTCCAGGTCTCTCCCGACGGGAAGCGGCTGGCCTACGTGCACCACATCCGTGACGAAGAGACCGGCGAGAAGCGCGCCAGCGTCTGGGTGTCCAACGTGGACGGCTCGGAGGCGCGGCAGGTGAGCGCGCTCCACCGCTTCGTCTTCTGGCTGACCTGGAACAAGTGA
- a CDS encoding KdsC family phosphatase, with product MNQDLDSLKSRVSRLSVMIFDIDGTLTDGRIFWVPNSGWTQMYSVRDGMGIKRLQEAGLEVAVISGGDSLSAQMRMQSLGLKHVHFGSQDKVAHFEKLLALLNVSADRCGYMGDEVVDLPLLKAVGFSAVPPEAPDEVRAQVHYVAQKPAGFGAAREVCEFILRHRQA from the coding sequence ATGAACCAGGACCTGGATTCGCTCAAGTCCCGGGTGAGCCGCCTGTCGGTGATGATTTTCGACATCGACGGCACGCTCACCGACGGCCGCATCTTCTGGGTGCCCAACTCCGGGTGGACGCAGATGTACAGCGTGCGCGACGGCATGGGCATCAAGCGGCTGCAGGAGGCGGGCCTCGAAGTCGCCGTCATCTCCGGCGGGGACAGCCTGTCCGCGCAGATGCGGATGCAGTCGTTGGGTCTGAAACACGTGCACTTCGGCAGTCAGGACAAGGTGGCGCACTTCGAGAAGCTGCTCGCGCTGCTGAACGTCTCCGCGGACCGGTGTGGCTACATGGGCGACGAGGTGGTGGACCTGCCGCTGCTGAAGGCCGTGGGCTTCTCCGCCGTCCCCCCCGAGGCCCCCGACGAGGTGCGCGCCCAGGTGCACTACGTGGCCCAGAAGCCCGCGGGCTTCGGCGCCGCCCGCGAGGTGTGCGAGTTCATCCTCCGCCACCGGCAGGCGTAG
- a CDS encoding MXAN_5187 C-terminal domain-containing protein: MPPPDARQSAAKNSASKQSQADSGSSENVLQECEALEAELASLRNLYEQYFMGLDRHPPTNTHADLKKRFLRLKSAFVRSTAAKFRVASVHNKYLTYERLWMRTLQEIEAGTYKRDLFKARRRAESRKVTPGKDAQKGVVELPEDISDMEFEEVEEILRPRPANEPPVAGAATPPGGTPFRGTPAVAPVSGAPGIAPLTPPVGGMPIRGTPAVAPLSPIPPVAASGGTAGRGVPAVTAAIPSVAPVAGTPPRGLPTVTAPLGGTPARGTPVMPPGMAPKTPTAPSTPAARPPTAGAAPRPPAAGGGGGGMSDDKLRAVYDAYVTAKRRCQEDTSKLSYESVAATLRKQVPELLKQHGAKAVEFKVVIKDGKASLKAVPK; the protein is encoded by the coding sequence ATGCCGCCCCCCGACGCCCGACAGTCCGCCGCCAAGAACTCCGCCAGCAAGCAGTCGCAGGCGGACTCTGGCTCCAGCGAGAACGTGCTCCAGGAGTGCGAGGCCCTGGAGGCGGAGCTCGCCTCCCTGCGCAACCTCTATGAGCAGTACTTCATGGGGTTGGACCGCCACCCGCCCACCAACACGCACGCGGACCTGAAGAAGCGCTTCCTCCGCCTCAAGAGCGCTTTCGTCCGCAGCACCGCCGCGAAGTTCCGCGTGGCGAGCGTCCACAACAAGTACCTCACCTACGAGCGGCTGTGGATGCGCACGCTCCAGGAGATTGAGGCCGGCACGTACAAGCGGGACCTGTTCAAGGCCCGCCGCCGCGCCGAGAGCCGCAAGGTCACCCCCGGCAAGGACGCCCAGAAGGGCGTGGTGGAGCTGCCGGAGGACATCTCCGACATGGAGTTCGAGGAGGTGGAGGAAATCCTCCGCCCCCGTCCCGCCAACGAGCCGCCCGTGGCCGGCGCCGCGACTCCTCCGGGGGGCACGCCCTTCCGGGGCACGCCCGCCGTGGCTCCTGTCTCTGGCGCGCCCGGTATCGCCCCCCTCACGCCGCCCGTCGGGGGCATGCCCATCCGGGGGACTCCGGCGGTGGCGCCGCTGTCTCCGATTCCTCCCGTGGCGGCTTCGGGTGGCACGGCCGGCCGGGGTGTGCCCGCGGTGACGGCGGCCATCCCCTCGGTGGCGCCGGTGGCGGGCACGCCTCCGCGCGGCCTGCCCACGGTGACGGCGCCCCTGGGCGGCACTCCCGCCAGGGGCACGCCGGTGATGCCTCCGGGCATGGCGCCGAAGACGCCGACGGCTCCGTCGACTCCGGCAGCGCGGCCTCCGACTGCTGGCGCCGCGCCCCGGCCTCCCGCGGCGGGCGGTGGCGGCGGCGGCATGTCGGACGACAAGCTGCGGGCCGTCTACGACGCGTACGTCACCGCGAAGCGCCGCTGCCAGGAGGACACCTCCAAGCTGTCCTACGAGTCGGTGGCGGCCACGCTGCGCAAGCAGGTGCCGGAGCTGCTCAAGCAGCACGGCGCCAAGGCGGTGGAGTTCAAGGTCGTCATCAAGGACGGCAAGGCTTCCCTCAAGGCCGTTCCGAAGTAG
- a CDS encoding prolipoprotein diacylglyceryl transferase, which translates to MLPLLFRFTFTALWSQLLLYAVALGTVGYIAFNGWRGALGPLDAKKGTREPASTLDRLLRAAGFGGVGAVLAWYGLKYALPAGAFPGAVGEGIPLHTYGVLLAGGFIAAVTVAGRLAQDEWRKVELSNGVWVDVEGPKRREQVMDMAFWALVGGIGGSRLLFVLVNWKDYAQDWTKAFSLGGGLVFYGGLIGAAVACWFFARANGIDFMRLADVCIPTVSLGQCLGRLGCFSAGCCWGDVAPASASSAVHFPGGGVAQDLFGQVGGTSSLAYSSQAEDLRYVVESTGTILHQAAPDAVRISDWVAQHGHTLGVYPTQLFESAGQLVLFVGLMYARRFRRFHGHILSLWLMAYAVLRTSVELFRGDEERGTLHGLLQSLGAQGLADAVPLEAWYNVSTSQFISLCMFTFGAVLLAQKGFRREGEAAGGLGPTPSAA; encoded by the coding sequence ATGCTTCCGCTGCTCTTCCGCTTCACCTTCACCGCCCTCTGGAGCCAGCTGCTGCTGTACGCCGTCGCCCTGGGCACGGTGGGCTACATCGCCTTCAACGGGTGGCGCGGCGCGCTGGGCCCGCTGGACGCGAAGAAGGGCACGCGCGAGCCGGCCTCCACCCTGGACCGGCTGCTGCGCGCGGCGGGCTTCGGCGGAGTGGGCGCGGTGCTGGCCTGGTACGGGCTGAAGTACGCGCTGCCGGCGGGCGCCTTCCCGGGCGCGGTGGGCGAGGGCATTCCCCTGCACACCTACGGCGTGCTGCTGGCCGGCGGCTTCATCGCCGCGGTGACGGTGGCGGGACGGCTCGCGCAGGACGAGTGGCGCAAGGTGGAGCTGTCCAACGGCGTCTGGGTGGACGTGGAGGGCCCGAAGCGGCGCGAGCAGGTCATGGACATGGCCTTCTGGGCGCTGGTGGGCGGCATCGGCGGCAGCCGGCTGCTCTTCGTGCTCGTCAACTGGAAGGACTACGCGCAGGACTGGACGAAGGCCTTCTCCCTGGGCGGCGGCCTGGTCTTCTACGGCGGCCTCATCGGCGCGGCGGTGGCGTGCTGGTTCTTCGCGCGCGCCAACGGCATCGACTTCATGCGGCTGGCGGACGTGTGCATCCCCACCGTGTCGCTGGGCCAGTGTCTGGGCCGGCTGGGCTGCTTCAGCGCGGGCTGCTGCTGGGGCGACGTGGCGCCCGCCAGCGCGTCCTCCGCGGTGCACTTCCCCGGCGGCGGCGTGGCGCAAGACTTGTTCGGTCAGGTGGGCGGCACGTCCAGCCTCGCGTACTCGTCGCAGGCGGAGGACCTGCGCTACGTGGTGGAGTCCACCGGCACCATCCTCCACCAGGCGGCGCCGGACGCGGTGCGCATCTCCGACTGGGTGGCGCAGCACGGCCACACCCTGGGCGTGTATCCCACCCAGCTCTTCGAGTCCGCGGGCCAGCTCGTCCTCTTCGTGGGGCTGATGTACGCGCGGCGCTTCCGCCGCTTCCACGGGCACATCCTGTCCCTGTGGCTGATGGCCTACGCGGTGCTGCGCACCTCCGTGGAGCTGTTCCGGGGCGACGAGGAGCGCGGCACGCTGCACGGGCTGCTCCAGTCGCTGGGGGCGCAGGGGCTGGCGGACGCGGTGCCGCTGGAGGCCTGGTACAACGTGTCCACCAGCCAGTTCATCTCGCTGTGCATGTTCACCTTCGGCGCGGTGCTGCTGGCCCAGAAGGGCTTTCGCCGGGAGGGTGAGGCGGCGGGCGGCCTGGGACCGACACCTTCCGCCGCGTGA
- the lspA gene encoding signal peptidase II, with translation MKASLRLLILVAVTVLAADQVTKYLAVSRLTNALDGREGLARVTGFVSEQNLDNDPPTEAGRRVSRPHRFIEDYWHFRYVENPGAAWGLFSNLPDGVRRAFFHVVSLAALAFIFLMYRRTAVEQRLVRLALALITGGALGNFVDRLLRGYVIDFIDWHWRNQPGMRWPTFNVADAAICVGVAFMLLDSLRVRRPEPVTAPLTESPNP, from the coding sequence ATGAAAGCCTCCCTCCGCCTCCTCATTCTCGTGGCGGTCACCGTGCTGGCAGCAGATCAGGTGACCAAGTATCTGGCCGTGTCCCGGCTCACCAACGCGCTGGATGGGCGCGAGGGACTGGCGCGGGTGACGGGCTTCGTGTCCGAGCAGAACCTGGACAACGACCCGCCCACGGAAGCCGGGCGCCGGGTGTCGCGGCCGCACCGCTTCATCGAGGACTACTGGCACTTCCGCTACGTGGAGAACCCGGGCGCGGCCTGGGGGCTGTTCTCCAACCTGCCGGATGGGGTGCGGCGCGCCTTCTTCCATGTGGTGAGCCTGGCGGCGCTGGCGTTCATCTTCCTCATGTACCGGCGCACCGCGGTGGAGCAGCGCCTGGTCCGGCTGGCGCTGGCGCTGATTACCGGCGGCGCGCTGGGCAACTTCGTGGACCGGCTGCTTCGCGGCTACGTCATCGACTTCATCGACTGGCACTGGCGCAACCAGCCGGGCATGCGGTGGCCGACGTTCAACGTGGCGGACGCGGCCATCTGCGTGGGCGTGGCCTTCATGCTGCTGGACTCGCTGCGGGTGCGCCGTCCGGAGCCTGTCACCGCGCCGCTGACCGAGAGCCCCAATCCGTGA
- a CDS encoding response regulator → MRVLLTDDHQLVRAGLRALLESFGDVEVLAECGDGQEALVLADRLQPQVMLLDISLPGLNGIEVARRVRKVSPSTRVLILSMHTGAEYVTQALRAGVAGYLIKDAAVEELKVALESVRQGRTYLSPAISQTVVDGFLRITEETPEPRALDLITSRQKEILQLITEGNTTRTIAERLKVSVKTVEAHRSQLMERLDIHDVASLVRFALRHGLVAAEQA, encoded by the coding sequence ATGCGCGTGTTGCTGACGGATGACCACCAACTGGTGAGGGCGGGCCTGCGCGCCCTGCTCGAGTCCTTTGGGGACGTGGAGGTGCTCGCCGAGTGCGGCGACGGCCAGGAGGCCCTGGTGCTGGCGGACCGCCTGCAGCCGCAGGTGATGCTGCTGGACATCTCGCTGCCGGGGCTCAACGGCATCGAGGTGGCGCGCCGCGTCCGGAAGGTGAGCCCGTCCACCCGCGTGCTCATCCTCTCCATGCACACCGGGGCGGAGTACGTGACGCAGGCCCTCCGCGCGGGAGTGGCCGGCTACCTCATCAAGGACGCCGCGGTGGAGGAGCTCAAGGTGGCGCTGGAGTCGGTGCGCCAGGGCCGCACGTACCTGAGCCCCGCCATCTCCCAGACGGTGGTGGACGGCTTCCTGCGCATCACGGAGGAGACGCCCGAGCCGCGCGCCCTCGACCTCATCACCTCCCGCCAGAAGGAAATCCTCCAGCTCATCACGGAGGGGAACACCACGCGCACCATCGCCGAGCGACTGAAGGTGAGCGTGAAGACGGTGGAGGCGCACCGCTCCCAGCTGATGGAGCGCCTGGACATCCATGACGTGGCGTCGCTGGTCCGCTTCGCGCTGAGGCACGGTCTGGTAGCAGCCGAGCAGGCGTGA
- the lspA gene encoding signal peptidase II, producing the protein MPRKYVILLAVTLGVIVLDQWTKYLVVRDLTTQMDGKESLGERMGAMYSAPPPQGFDGLHYRPKRHIEVSENFFRLRYAENPGAAWGLFRSLPPETRGPLFHVVSLGAVLLITYYFRKLSGTDPEEKWALWGLPLVLGGALGNYIDRIARAFVIDFLEAHWFDKAAWPSFNIADSAICIGVGMLLVDAFVRKEKPAPAAATKAKA; encoded by the coding sequence GTGCCGCGCAAATACGTCATCCTTCTCGCCGTCACCCTCGGCGTCATCGTCCTGGACCAGTGGACGAAGTACCTGGTCGTCCGCGACCTCACCACCCAGATGGATGGGAAGGAGAGCCTGGGCGAGCGCATGGGGGCGATGTACTCCGCCCCGCCGCCGCAGGGCTTCGACGGGCTGCACTACCGGCCCAAGCGCCACATCGAGGTGTCCGAGAACTTCTTCCGCCTGCGCTACGCGGAGAACCCGGGCGCGGCGTGGGGCCTGTTCCGCAGCCTGCCGCCGGAGACGCGCGGCCCCCTCTTCCACGTGGTGAGCCTGGGCGCGGTGCTCCTCATCACCTACTACTTCCGGAAGCTGTCCGGCACGGACCCCGAGGAGAAGTGGGCGCTGTGGGGCCTGCCGCTGGTGCTCGGCGGCGCGCTGGGCAACTACATCGACCGCATCGCCCGGGCCTTCGTCATCGACTTCCTCGAGGCCCACTGGTTCGACAAGGCCGCGTGGCCCTCCTTCAACATCGCGGACTCGGCCATCTGCATCGGCGTGGGCATGCTGCTGGTGGATGCCTTCGTCCGGAAGGAGAAGCCGGCCCCGGCCGCCGCCACCAAGGCGAAGGCGTAG
- a CDS encoding ligand-binding sensor domain-containing protein has product MAVAAAPPFAVREVGVSRSFQAEMITEVKRDRVGLLWIGTREGLYLHDGHRFRKFQHEPGQPSSMASNGVRSLHEDALGRLWVGTNSAGLSQVDRARWTFRHFRHDSADPGSLSHDSVLALADAEDGRLWVGTQSGLDLFSPDTGRATRTPLVPGGGAEHIESLHRDSAGTLWVGTRGQGLFRRRAGERGFTHVPLEAGSPGARHVVSLAEDGAGGTWVGTRDGLHRLLPGAPAVRRAVLSPPEVAAAISDVTALEPDGQGRLWVGTFGAGLFRVDTATGMVRAADLVPGAPGRARRIDQGALELDGRGGLFIGTFGEGLFHTSLRPSAFQAFRAAEPGRGSGLSSEDVWAVLPDGEGQLLVGSFGGGVDRLTVETGQVEPLRLTVPSGASLTDVVSLLRTRDGALWVGLMQGVYRQESSTGRSRLYRELGGGPRAAPDTVSALLEDSRGRLWLGTGGNGLHLYRPGTDDFLAFQHAPANPRSLSDDSILVLMEDHGGRLWVGTRSGGLNVCAAQGDTLDCERQLSGPGPGLGRSPITSLLEDSSGAVWVGTAGDGLHRLRLDAAGKPEHLSVWTRGEGLIDEHVMALARAPDGAIWVATRGGLSRHDVVSGHFENYSVNDGLPTAAFNVKAATQLGGRLYWGTAKGVVALDPSVRPERGPPPPLIVTAIEGLEPEARPTRPVWELSELEVPWHQPFSLEFAVLDYERTDAEYAYRLSADGAWRPLGGRSQLTFHTLPPGEHLLQLRGRGPGLEWSETRSLTLFVLPPLWQRNDVRFGALGLAVLILVSGLVWRTRFLERRNEELRRLQAEREQALEEARSSRDHMRRLTMRLEAAKEEERKHLARELHDEFGQALTAVKLNVGLVAATARLTGPLAARLPDAIALVERLITQVRALSVDLRPPQLDELGLAEALESYLRAAARRGGVDIVFTAAAPLPSLGVERDIVIFRVIQEAVTNALRHAEARRIDVRLESTRTAIRLQVRDDGKGFSADSVLASGTSRSFGLFGMGERVRDMGGRLEVKSQPGEGTCVQAEVPLAVEEHPKEETHARVADG; this is encoded by the coding sequence GTGGCCGTCGCCGCGGCTCCTCCGTTCGCCGTTCGCGAGGTAGGCGTCTCCCGCTCCTTCCAGGCGGAGATGATTACCGAGGTGAAGCGCGACCGGGTGGGGTTGCTCTGGATTGGCACGCGTGAGGGGCTCTACCTCCACGATGGCCACCGCTTCCGGAAGTTTCAGCATGAGCCCGGCCAGCCCAGCTCGATGGCCAGCAACGGTGTCCGCTCGCTCCACGAGGACGCGCTCGGCCGGCTGTGGGTGGGCACGAACTCCGCGGGCCTGAGCCAGGTCGACCGGGCGCGCTGGACGTTCCGGCACTTCCGCCACGACTCCGCGGACCCGGGCAGCCTCAGCCACGACAGCGTGCTCGCGCTGGCGGATGCGGAGGACGGGCGCCTGTGGGTCGGCACGCAGTCCGGCCTGGACCTCTTCTCGCCGGACACCGGGCGGGCCACCCGGACACCGCTCGTGCCCGGCGGTGGCGCCGAGCACATCGAGTCCCTGCACCGGGACAGCGCCGGGACGCTCTGGGTGGGGACGCGCGGCCAGGGCCTGTTCCGCCGGCGCGCGGGGGAGCGTGGCTTCACGCACGTCCCGCTCGAGGCCGGCAGCCCCGGAGCGCGGCACGTCGTCAGCCTCGCGGAGGACGGGGCGGGCGGAACGTGGGTCGGCACGCGGGACGGGCTCCACCGGCTGCTTCCCGGTGCGCCGGCCGTGCGCCGCGCGGTCCTCTCTCCACCGGAGGTCGCCGCCGCCATCTCCGACGTCACCGCGCTCGAGCCGGATGGCCAGGGGCGCCTGTGGGTCGGCACGTTCGGCGCGGGGCTCTTCCGCGTGGACACGGCGACGGGGATGGTGCGCGCCGCGGACCTCGTCCCGGGGGCGCCCGGGCGCGCACGGCGCATCGACCAGGGCGCGCTGGAGCTCGACGGCAGGGGAGGTCTCTTCATCGGCACCTTCGGGGAGGGGCTGTTCCACACCTCGCTGCGGCCCTCGGCCTTCCAGGCCTTCCGTGCCGCGGAGCCGGGCAGGGGCTCCGGGCTGTCGAGCGAGGATGTCTGGGCGGTGCTCCCCGACGGAGAGGGCCAACTGCTGGTGGGCAGCTTCGGAGGGGGCGTGGACCGGCTCACCGTGGAGACCGGGCAAGTGGAGCCGCTGCGCCTGACAGTCCCCAGCGGCGCGAGCCTGACGGATGTCGTCTCCCTGCTGCGCACGCGCGACGGTGCGCTGTGGGTGGGCCTCATGCAGGGCGTCTACAGGCAGGAGTCCTCCACCGGACGCTCGCGCCTCTACCGCGAGCTGGGCGGCGGGCCGCGAGCGGCGCCCGACACCGTCAGCGCGCTGCTGGAGGACTCGCGCGGGCGCCTGTGGCTCGGCACCGGTGGGAATGGCCTGCACCTCTACCGTCCCGGGACGGATGACTTCCTCGCGTTCCAGCACGCCCCCGCCAATCCTCGCTCGCTGTCCGACGACTCCATCCTGGTCCTGATGGAGGACCACGGCGGACGGCTCTGGGTTGGCACGCGCTCGGGGGGCCTCAACGTCTGCGCCGCGCAGGGAGACACCCTCGACTGTGAGCGCCAGTTGTCCGGACCCGGCCCGGGCCTCGGCCGCTCCCCCATCACCTCCCTGCTCGAGGACTCCTCCGGCGCGGTATGGGTGGGCACCGCGGGGGATGGCCTCCATCGCCTCCGGCTCGACGCCGCGGGGAAGCCCGAGCACCTGTCGGTGTGGACGCGCGGCGAGGGGCTCATCGACGAGCACGTGATGGCGCTGGCGCGTGCGCCCGACGGGGCCATCTGGGTGGCCACGCGCGGAGGCCTCTCTCGCCACGACGTGGTGTCGGGCCACTTCGAGAACTACTCCGTGAACGATGGCCTGCCCACCGCGGCCTTCAACGTGAAGGCGGCCACCCAGCTCGGGGGGCGGCTCTACTGGGGCACCGCCAAGGGCGTGGTGGCCCTGGACCCGTCGGTGCGGCCCGAGCGGGGGCCGCCGCCGCCCCTCATCGTCACCGCCATCGAGGGCCTGGAGCCGGAGGCGCGGCCGACGCGTCCCGTCTGGGAGCTGTCCGAGCTCGAGGTGCCGTGGCACCAGCCCTTCTCGCTGGAGTTCGCCGTGCTCGACTACGAGCGCACCGACGCGGAGTATGCCTACCGGCTCTCGGCCGACGGGGCCTGGCGCCCGCTCGGCGGCCGCAGCCAGCTCACCTTCCACACGCTTCCGCCCGGCGAGCACCTGCTCCAGCTGCGCGGGCGCGGCCCGGGGCTGGAGTGGAGCGAGACGCGCTCGCTCACCCTGTTCGTGCTCCCTCCGCTCTGGCAGCGCAACGACGTCCGCTTCGGCGCGCTGGGGCTGGCCGTGCTCATCCTCGTCTCGGGCCTGGTGTGGAGGACGCGCTTCCTGGAGCGGCGCAACGAGGAGCTGCGCAGGCTTCAGGCCGAGCGCGAGCAGGCGCTGGAGGAGGCCCGGTCCAGCCGGGACCACATGCGCCGCCTCACCATGCGGCTGGAGGCGGCGAAGGAGGAGGAGCGCAAGCACCTCGCCCGGGAGCTGCACGACGAGTTCGGCCAGGCGCTCACCGCGGTGAAGCTCAACGTGGGGCTGGTGGCCGCCACCGCGCGCCTCACGGGCCCCCTCGCGGCGCGGCTCCCGGACGCCATCGCGCTCGTCGAGCGGCTCATCACCCAGGTGCGCGCCCTCTCCGTCGACCTGCGGCCGCCGCAGCTCGACGAGCTGGGGCTCGCCGAGGCCCTGGAGAGCTACCTGCGCGCCGCGGCGCGGCGAGGCGGCGTGGACATCGTGTTCACCGCGGCGGCGCCCCTGCCGTCGCTCGGCGTGGAGCGCGACATCGTCATCTTCCGCGTCATCCAGGAGGCGGTGACCAACGCCCTGCGCCACGCCGAGGCCCGGCGCATCGACGTGCGGCTCGAGTCCACGCGGACGGCCATCCGGCTCCAGGTGCGCGATGACGGCAAGGGCTTCTCCGCCGACAGCGTGCTCGCCAGCGGCACCTCCCGCAGCTTCGGCCTCTTCGGCATGGGGGAGCGGGTGCGCGACATGGGGGGCCGGCTCGAAGTGAAGTCCCAGCCCGGCGAGGGGACCTGCGTGCAGGCCGAGGTACCGCTCGCCGTGGAGGAACACCCGAAGGAGGAAACGCATGCGCGTGTTGCTGACGGATGA